The Marinifilum sp. JC120 genome window below encodes:
- a CDS encoding amino acid ABC transporter ATP-binding protein has protein sequence MAMIEIKNLHKWYGDFHVLKGINDHVDKGEVLVICGPSGSGKSTFIRCINRLEDYQKGTITFDDKDILDKSVNINELRAEIGIVFQQFNLYPHLSVLDNVTLAPLKVRNIPKAEAEENALYLLERVGIHDQAHKYPAELSGGQQQRVAIARALAMKPKAMLFDEPTSALDPEMINEVLNVMKDLAREGMTMLCVTHEMGFAREVADRVIFMDGGEVIEQAPPEEFFRNPKHDRAKMFLKEIL, from the coding sequence ATGGCAATGATTGAAATTAAGAATCTCCACAAATGGTACGGTGATTTTCACGTATTAAAAGGTATCAATGACCATGTGGATAAAGGTGAAGTTCTTGTTATCTGTGGCCCCAGTGGGTCAGGTAAGAGTACTTTCATCCGCTGCATCAATAGGCTTGAAGATTACCAGAAAGGGACTATTACCTTTGATGACAAGGACATTCTTGACAAGAGTGTAAATATAAATGAACTGCGCGCCGAAATCGGCATTGTTTTTCAGCAGTTCAACCTTTATCCCCACCTGAGCGTTTTGGATAACGTCACCCTTGCACCCCTGAAAGTGCGCAATATTCCCAAGGCTGAGGCCGAGGAAAATGCACTTTACCTTCTTGAAAGGGTAGGCATCCACGATCAGGCCCATAAATATCCTGCAGAACTTTCCGGCGGACAGCAGCAGCGTGTCGCCATTGCAAGGGCACTGGCTATGAAGCCCAAGGCTATGCTTTTTGACGAGCCCACTTCTGCGCTGGACCCGGAAATGATCAACGAAGTTCTTAATGTAATGAAAGATCTTGCCCGTGAGGGCATGACTATGCTTTGCGTGACCCACGAAATGGGCTTTGCCCGCGAAGTGGCGGACCGCGTAATTTTCATGGATGGCGGCGAAGTTATTGAACAGGCTCCCCCGGAGGAGTTTTTCCGCAATCCCAAGCATGATAGAGCCAAAATGTTCTTGAAGGAGA
- a CDS encoding DegV family protein produces MTTANTVKIDYVDGVRFRRGVVAAASKLIANSPHLDAINVFPVPDGDTGSNMAGTMRSIVSSTGKSVERSIEKMTALVAESALDGAKGNSGAILAQFLCGFAEGVKDMPKLSPSDFAKAASLAAKRSCEAISDPKDGTIVSVIRDWAAHLHANGENYRDFHHLLSDSLEFARNSAKCTTEKLAELKAAGVVDAGAQGFVYLLEGIVDLLENGKIEKSFLPDARNSKSFANVQNKVAVESLDFRFCTEFLIKGKDVDKGAIRDSISEMGDSLIVAGTSGSVKIHIHTNDPDAVEKIVNGYGEVVKRKVDDMLVQHKRLLADDRKVGILTDSTCDLPDEILEEFDIRVVPMRLSIDENEYIDQVTLSSGEFYKILPGATKALTSQPSPGDMKRAYAKVSSDYEDVVSMHVAKVLSGTFQNALTVSNPFDNVSAIDSKMLSVGLGLPVLEAARAAQKGATTAEVRRVADRAVENVKIFVTIDTLDYAVRGGRMSKGQGFIAKALNIKPILQFAGEGKPRVVAKSFGVKRQEDALIKLVKENAYGRGNFRYAISHADAPETAEKFIRILKAEFGVDPEFVVEASPVLGLHSGPGACAVAFLTDD; encoded by the coding sequence ATGACTACAGCAAATACTGTGAAAATTGACTATGTTGATGGTGTCCGCTTCAGGAGGGGAGTTGTGGCTGCTGCAAGCAAGCTTATAGCCAATTCCCCACATCTGGATGCCATTAACGTTTTTCCGGTGCCCGACGGGGATACCGGATCTAATATGGCCGGAACCATGCGCAGCATAGTAAGTTCCACCGGTAAATCTGTGGAACGTTCTATCGAAAAAATGACCGCCCTTGTTGCGGAATCCGCCCTTGACGGGGCTAAAGGGAACTCCGGTGCCATTCTGGCCCAGTTTCTGTGTGGATTCGCCGAGGGTGTGAAAGATATGCCGAAGCTTTCTCCTTCGGATTTTGCCAAAGCTGCTTCCTTAGCAGCCAAGCGTTCCTGCGAAGCTATTTCCGATCCTAAGGATGGCACTATCGTAAGTGTTATCAGGGATTGGGCGGCGCACCTGCATGCGAATGGAGAAAATTATCGCGATTTTCATCATCTCCTTTCTGATTCTCTCGAATTCGCACGTAATTCCGCAAAATGTACCACTGAAAAGCTGGCTGAACTCAAGGCCGCCGGGGTTGTAGACGCCGGGGCGCAGGGTTTTGTCTATTTGCTGGAAGGTATCGTCGATCTGCTGGAAAACGGAAAAATAGAAAAAAGTTTTCTCCCGGATGCCCGCAATTCTAAATCCTTTGCTAATGTTCAGAATAAAGTCGCAGTTGAGTCTCTTGATTTTCGCTTCTGCACTGAATTTCTCATTAAAGGTAAGGATGTTGATAAAGGCGCCATTCGTGATTCCATCTCTGAAATGGGCGACAGCCTGATCGTGGCCGGAACTTCCGGTTCGGTGAAGATTCATATCCACACCAACGATCCTGATGCCGTGGAAAAAATTGTCAACGGTTATGGCGAAGTGGTTAAGCGTAAAGTGGACGATATGCTGGTTCAGCATAAGCGTTTGCTTGCTGATGACCGCAAAGTCGGTATCCTTACTGACAGTACCTGTGACCTTCCTGATGAAATTCTGGAAGAATTTGATATCCGTGTGGTTCCCATGCGTTTATCCATTGATGAGAATGAGTACATTGATCAGGTAACCCTCAGTTCCGGTGAGTTTTACAAAATACTGCCCGGAGCAACTAAAGCTCTCACTTCCCAGCCGTCTCCCGGTGATATGAAGCGGGCTTATGCCAAGGTCAGCTCTGATTATGAAGATGTTGTTTCCATGCATGTCGCCAAGGTTCTCAGTGGGACTTTTCAAAATGCTCTGACCGTGAGCAATCCTTTTGATAATGTTTCTGCCATAGACAGTAAGATGCTCTCTGTAGGTCTTGGTCTGCCCGTGCTTGAGGCAGCCCGTGCCGCTCAGAAAGGAGCCACTACTGCCGAGGTTCGCAGGGTTGCGGACCGGGCTGTTGAAAATGTTAAAATCTTTGTGACTATTGATACTCTTGATTATGCTGTGCGTGGTGGACGTATGAGTAAGGGGCAGGGATTCATTGCCAAGGCACTGAATATCAAGCCTATCTTGCAGTTTGCCGGAGAAGGAAAGCCCAGAGTTGTGGCTAAGTCTTTCGGTGTTAAGCGGCAGGAAGATGCTTTGATCAAGCTGGTCAAGGAGAATGCATATGGTCGTGGCAATTTCAGATATGCCATTTCCCATGCAGATGCTCCTGAGACTGCTGAAAAATTCATACGGATTCTCAAAGCAGAGTTCGGTGTAGATCCGGAATTCGTTGTAGAAGCTTCTCCTGTACTGGGATTGCATTCAGGTCCCGGAGCATGTGCGGTGGCTTTTCTTACCGACGATTAA
- a CDS encoding efflux RND transporter periplasmic adaptor subunit: MSRTEIFPSMRLIPQIFFLSFIFFGCLILSGCKEEKKATSGYPPAPVTTAKAELKNTPYYLTAIGTVKAVDSITVRSRVTGYLSKIFIKDGEYVDKGQQLFTMDPSPYEASIGQLKAELASDITKYEQAKKDYNRYRDLVKRKVVSEENFEEKRLDMKTASDEIAVTQAKLDDARNDLKYCFIRSPIDGLAGYVTPTEGNLIEENKDELLVINKISPIAVNFYLPQKYLAEVQKYSSNNTLEVLAITEGRDKPQIGKLTFIDNQVDTKTGTIWMQGRFENNNQALWPGNYVEIRLKLFDENVVRIPMEATCTGPEGKFVWIANSNNTVDMRPIKVDRRAGKLDIIDEGLKDKELVVSDGQLRLYPGAVITIKNQSANNTATGPKAKSGE, from the coding sequence ATGTCCCGGACTGAAATATTCCCTTCAATGCGTCTTATTCCCCAAATTTTCTTTTTATCTTTCATCTTTTTTGGATGCTTAATACTTTCTGGATGCAAGGAAGAGAAAAAGGCAACAAGCGGCTATCCACCCGCACCTGTAACTACTGCTAAAGCTGAACTTAAAAATACGCCCTACTACCTTACCGCCATCGGCACAGTAAAGGCTGTGGATTCCATTACTGTCCGCTCAAGAGTAACCGGATACCTAAGTAAAATATTCATCAAAGACGGGGAATATGTAGACAAAGGCCAACAGCTTTTCACTATGGACCCTTCACCTTATGAAGCTTCCATCGGCCAGCTCAAAGCGGAACTTGCTTCCGACATAACCAAATACGAACAAGCCAAAAAAGATTACAACCGCTATCGCGACCTTGTGAAACGCAAAGTAGTCAGTGAAGAAAACTTCGAAGAAAAACGTTTGGACATGAAAACTGCCAGTGATGAGATTGCGGTTACTCAAGCTAAACTCGATGATGCACGTAATGATCTCAAATATTGCTTCATCCGATCCCCCATCGACGGCCTTGCCGGATACGTCACCCCCACAGAAGGTAACCTTATTGAAGAGAACAAAGATGAGTTACTGGTCATCAACAAGATTTCACCCATTGCCGTAAATTTCTATCTACCGCAAAAATATCTAGCCGAAGTGCAAAAATATTCCAGCAACAACACCCTCGAAGTACTGGCCATTACCGAGGGCCGCGACAAGCCGCAAATAGGCAAATTGACCTTCATCGATAATCAGGTGGACACCAAAACCGGAACAATATGGATGCAAGGCAGGTTTGAGAACAATAACCAAGCCCTCTGGCCTGGAAACTATGTTGAGATCCGGCTCAAGCTTTTCGACGAAAATGTCGTTCGTATTCCCATGGAAGCCACCTGTACCGGACCGGAAGGTAAATTCGTCTGGATAGCGAACAGCAACAATACCGTTGATATGCGCCCCATCAAAGTGGATCGCAGGGCCGGAAAACTGGATATAATTGATGAAGGACTCAAAGATAAGGAGTTAGTGGTTTCGGACGGACAATTGCGCCTCTATCCCGGTGCGGTTATCACCATCAAAAACCAATCAGCTAACAACACAGCAACCGGACCAAAAGCCAAGAGCGGTGAGTAA
- a CDS encoding efflux RND transporter permease subunit: MNVTEIFIKRPVMTSLVVIGMVFFGIVGYLRLPVSYLPAVEFPTLQVTATLPGASPSTMASSVATPLEKEFTSTPGLRSMSSVNSQGQTLITLQFDLDRDIDGAASDTQAAISRASGNLPTDLPQQPYYEKFNPADDPVLYMAIWSESMPLYKVNEYTTTFLTDTISMVNGVSKVEVYGESKLAVRVRVNPEKLAARGMNIDDIRQAIADQNVKEPVGTLDNKKQSVTVEATGQLKSADEFMPMIFESEDGRTVRLSEVGEVINSVQSDKSGSWIDGKRGIVIAIKKQPGSNTIQVCETIRDMLPTIRNQIPAGIQMKVLYDRSVPIEDAVNDVQETLLLAIFFVICVIFFFLKNFSATIIAAVAVPVSIVFTFAIMYVLGYSLDTLSLLALTLSVGFVVDDAVVMIENIVRHLEMGKKPYQAALDGAKQITFTIISMTLSLAVVFIPLMYMSGIIGRILHEFAMTITVAILASGVVSLTMTPMLASRILKPGSKLSESDPFFDFLLRMYDRSLHFVMRHRGWTMGAAGLILLATIHFFMVIPKGFLPTDDMSYCQGFAQAKQGISYNAMKDHVKKLEPLLMADENIKSVITVAGAPIQNQGYIFPMLVSPDDREMTADQVARQLMYKLNQEPGIMVWIQNPPMIRLTAKSTKNLYQYTVQAPDQQELYSIAPKFEMLMRQIPFLTGLTSDLLDQNPELWVKIDRDKASYYGVTAHDIENTLNSAYSERKVSTIYGDTDQYWVILQVLPYNQRDPRDLMKLHVANKNGDLIRLDNIASFEEKPGPMQVNHTGMLPSVTYSFNIAPGYSLSDATSAINKLALDNLPDTVVSNFEGTADEFQKSMASVYFLLAIAVFVIFMILGILYESYIHPITIISGLPSAAIGGLITLTLFGKDLDLFGIVGVIMLIGIVKKNAIMVVDFALEAEEKENLSPAEAAMKGSLERFRPIMMTTIAAIAGAMPIALGLGAGAQARQPMGLAIVGGLILSQVVTLYLTPVFYTYMDSYQRWSYERGRAKRELLGIPHKDES; this comes from the coding sequence ATGAATGTCACCGAAATTTTCATCAAACGCCCGGTCATGACCTCACTTGTGGTCATCGGCATGGTATTTTTCGGAATTGTAGGTTATTTGCGGCTCCCGGTAAGTTATCTGCCTGCGGTTGAGTTTCCGACCTTGCAGGTCACCGCCACCCTGCCCGGAGCAAGTCCTTCCACCATGGCATCATCGGTTGCTACCCCGCTGGAAAAAGAATTCACATCCACTCCGGGATTGCGCTCCATGAGTTCCGTTAACTCGCAGGGCCAGACCCTGATCACCCTGCAATTCGACCTTGACCGCGACATTGACGGCGCGGCTTCAGACACTCAGGCAGCCATATCACGGGCCAGCGGCAATCTGCCCACCGATCTTCCGCAGCAGCCCTATTACGAAAAATTTAATCCGGCTGACGATCCAGTGCTCTATATGGCTATCTGGTCGGAATCAATGCCTCTTTATAAAGTTAATGAATACACTACCACCTTTTTGACCGACACCATCTCCATGGTCAACGGAGTCTCCAAGGTGGAAGTCTATGGAGAATCCAAGCTGGCGGTGCGGGTTCGGGTCAATCCGGAAAAGCTGGCCGCACGGGGCATGAACATAGATGACATCCGTCAGGCCATAGCCGACCAGAACGTTAAGGAACCTGTCGGTACGCTGGATAACAAAAAGCAGTCCGTAACCGTGGAAGCCACCGGGCAGCTCAAAAGTGCTGATGAATTCATGCCCATGATCTTTGAGTCAGAGGACGGAAGGACTGTGCGCCTTTCCGAAGTTGGTGAGGTTATCAACTCTGTGCAGTCTGATAAATCCGGTTCATGGATTGACGGCAAGCGCGGCATTGTTATCGCCATCAAAAAACAACCCGGCTCCAACACCATTCAGGTCTGTGAAACCATCAGGGACATGCTGCCCACCATCCGCAACCAGATCCCCGCAGGCATCCAGATGAAGGTCCTTTACGACCGTTCTGTGCCTATTGAGGATGCTGTAAATGATGTACAGGAAACCCTGCTGCTGGCGATTTTCTTTGTTATCTGCGTTATCTTCTTTTTCCTGAAAAACTTTTCAGCGACCATCATTGCCGCAGTAGCGGTTCCGGTCTCCATCGTCTTTACCTTTGCCATCATGTATGTGCTGGGCTATTCGCTGGACACTCTCTCCCTGCTGGCTCTGACACTCTCTGTAGGATTTGTGGTTGATGATGCTGTTGTCATGATCGAAAATATTGTCCGCCATCTGGAAATGGGCAAAAAGCCGTACCAAGCAGCACTGGACGGAGCAAAACAGATCACCTTCACCATTATTTCCATGACCTTATCACTGGCGGTGGTATTTATTCCGCTTATGTATATGTCAGGGATTATCGGACGTATTCTGCATGAATTCGCCATGACCATTACCGTGGCTATCCTTGCTTCGGGAGTGGTCTCGTTGACCATGACCCCCATGCTGGCAAGTCGCATTCTTAAGCCGGGCAGCAAACTTTCAGAATCCGATCCTTTTTTCGATTTCCTGCTGCGCATGTACGACCGTTCCCTGCATTTTGTCATGCGCCACCGTGGCTGGACCATGGGAGCAGCCGGATTGATTCTACTGGCGACCATTCATTTTTTCATGGTCATACCCAAAGGATTCCTACCCACGGATGACATGAGCTATTGTCAGGGATTCGCACAGGCCAAGCAGGGGATTTCCTACAATGCCATGAAGGATCATGTGAAAAAGCTTGAACCGCTCCTCATGGCCGATGAAAACATCAAAAGCGTTATTACCGTAGCCGGGGCCCCCATCCAGAATCAGGGCTATATCTTCCCCATGCTGGTCTCACCGGATGATCGAGAAATGACAGCAGATCAGGTAGCCCGCCAGTTGATGTATAAACTCAACCAAGAACCGGGCATCATGGTCTGGATTCAGAACCCGCCCATGATCAGGCTGACTGCCAAGTCCACCAAAAACCTGTATCAGTACACTGTACAGGCCCCGGACCAGCAGGAACTCTATTCCATTGCCCCGAAATTTGAAATGCTGATGCGTCAAATCCCGTTTCTGACCGGGCTGACCTCCGATCTTCTGGACCAGAATCCGGAACTTTGGGTCAAGATTGACCGGGACAAGGCATCTTATTACGGAGTCACCGCGCACGATATTGAGAACACGCTCAACTCCGCATATTCAGAACGCAAAGTCTCGACCATTTACGGAGATACGGACCAGTACTGGGTTATCCTGCAAGTGCTGCCCTACAACCAGCGCGACCCGCGCGACTTGATGAAGCTGCACGTTGCCAACAAAAACGGTGATCTGATCAGGCTGGACAATATTGCCAGTTTTGAAGAAAAACCCGGCCCTATGCAGGTTAACCACACAGGAATGCTACCCTCAGTAACATATTCCTTTAACATAGCTCCGGGTTACTCGCTAAGTGACGCCACCTCGGCCATCAACAAGCTGGCCTTGGACAATCTGCCGGATACGGTGGTTTCCAACTTCGAAGGAACGGCTGATGAATTCCAAAAATCAATGGCCAGTGTATATTTTCTGCTGGCTATTGCGGTCTTCGTCATTTTTATGATTCTGGGAATTCTCTATGAAAGTTACATTCATCCCATCACCATTATATCCGGGCTGCCCTCAGCAGCCATCGGCGGACTTATAACCCTGACCCTTTTCGGCAAGGATCTCGACCTGTTCGGCATTGTGGGTGTCATCATGCTGATCGGTATCGTTAAAAAGAATGCCATTATGGTGGTGGATTTCGCTCTTGAAGCCGAGGAAAAAGAGAATCTATCCCCGGCGGAAGCAGCCATGAAAGGTTCACTGGAAAGGTTCCGCCCGATCATGATGACCACCATCGCGGCCATTGCCGGGGCCATGCCCATCGCGCTTGGACTTGGAGCGGGGGCGCAGGCAAGACAACCCATGGGGCTTGCTATTGTAGGCGGGTTGATCCTCTCGCAGGTGGTTACCCTCTACCTGACCCCTGTCTTCTACACCTACATGGATTCGTACCAGAGATGGAGTTACGAGCGCGGGCGGGCCAAACGAGAACTGCTCGGAATTCCGCATAAAGATGAAAGTTGA
- a CDS encoding anti-sigma factor antagonist has protein sequence MTNINDSIERIGLGANALKLKEKVEGQNSDTMQSLDSVIDQAFETQFDFIERQKGEFCIFAPKGRISNSTVKFFKDRIYKAAGESGGKTIINLRYANLIDSVGLGVLINAHKMADQKGGMVVYTDIPDRIMKNLKMLYMDRFLNFAPDMKHAVNMMDW, from the coding sequence ATGACTAACATAAATGACAGCATAGAGCGTATTGGTCTGGGGGCTAATGCGCTAAAGTTAAAGGAAAAGGTGGAGGGGCAAAATTCTGACACTATGCAGAGTCTCGACTCTGTTATTGATCAGGCTTTTGAAACCCAGTTCGATTTTATCGAACGTCAGAAGGGAGAATTCTGCATTTTTGCCCCCAAGGGACGGATCAGTAACTCAACTGTGAAGTTTTTTAAGGATAGAATATATAAAGCTGCTGGCGAGTCAGGCGGTAAGACCATCATTAATCTCAGGTATGCCAATTTGATAGACAGCGTTGGTCTAGGGGTGTTGATCAATGCTCACAAGATGGCTGATCAGAAGGGTGGCATGGTTGTTTATACCGACATCCCGGATAGGATCATGAAGAACCTTAAGATGTTGTACATGGACCGTTTCTTAAATTTTGCCCCTGACATGAAGCATGCAGTAAATATGATGGACTGGTAA
- a CDS encoding anti-sigma factor antagonist — translation MRDLGAVSGDSATRQGEVRPVRFELTERQIEDVVILCPKGSINSATVPLFRELLYHVIREEGCKVIMSCSEVDSIDSMGLGVMIAAHKNSDKYGGMIVYSDMNDMITKNMKMLTMDRYLNLTPDLDSALMKFDW, via the coding sequence ATGCGTGATTTAGGTGCCGTGTCAGGTGATTCTGCAACTAGGCAGGGCGAAGTTAGACCGGTCAGATTTGAATTGACCGAAAGACAGATTGAAGATGTGGTGATTTTGTGTCCCAAAGGAAGCATTAATAGTGCAACCGTTCCATTGTTTCGTGAACTATTGTACCATGTTATCCGAGAAGAAGGCTGTAAAGTTATTATGTCTTGTAGTGAGGTGGATTCAATTGACAGTATGGGGCTTGGAGTGATGATTGCAGCCCATAAGAATTCGGATAAGTATGGTGGCATGATCGTTTACAGTGACATGAATGATATGATCACCAAGAATATGAAAATGCTGACCATGGACCGTTATTTGAATTTAACTCCTGACCTTGATTCAGCTTTGATGAAATTTGATTGGTAG
- a CDS encoding anti-sigma factor antagonist has translation MSKPEHNGVVFDFTEEEREDCLLLCPKGCFNHSTVPLIRDRLYSHCCDDGCRIVMSMKDVDFIDSAGLGVMVHAHKYCDKYGGMIVYSDMNDMITKNMKMLTMDRYLNLSPDLDSALMKFDW, from the coding sequence ATGAGCAAGCCGGAGCATAATGGAGTTGTTTTTGACTTTACGGAAGAAGAGCGGGAGGACTGTCTTCTTTTGTGTCCAAAAGGCTGCTTCAACCATTCCACAGTACCTTTGATTCGAGATCGTTTATACAGCCATTGCTGTGATGACGGATGCCGGATCGTCATGAGTATGAAAGATGTGGATTTTATTGACAGTGCAGGGCTGGGAGTAATGGTCCATGCCCATAAATACTGCGATAAGTACGGCGGCATGATCGTTTACAGTGACATGAATGATATGATCACCAAGAATATGAAAATGCTGACCATGGACCGTTATTTGAATTTAAGTCCCGACCTTGATTCAGCTTTGATGAAATTTGATTGGTAG
- a CDS encoding NADP-specific glutamate dehydrogenase produces the protein MEILELVKLRDPNEREFHQAVSEVVESIKPVLDRNPEYRSAGIMERIVEPERVIMFRVPWADDEGDVHVNRGFRVEMNSAIGPYKGGLRFHPSVNLGILKFLAFEQVFKNALTSLPMGGGKGGSDFDPKGKSDMEVMRFCQSFMLELSRHIGPNTDIPAGDIGVGAREIGYMFGMYKKIRNEFTGVLTGKGLNWGGSLVRPEATGYGSVYFAAEMLNAQGQTLEGKTALVSGSGNVAQFTMEKLLELGCTPVTFSDSSGYVYDEKGVDREKLEYIMQLKNVRRGRVKEYVEKYPEAVYFPVDPDQEFNPLWNHKADCAFPSATQNEINGKDASNLVANGVRVVSEGANMPTMPDGVNIFLDAGLLYGPGKAANAGGVSVSGLEMSQNSMRLNWPREEVDNRLKHIMHNIHKSCMDTAENYGTPYNYVNGANIAGFVKVAQAMLDQGVV, from the coding sequence ATGGAAATTTTGGAACTGGTCAAACTCAGGGATCCCAATGAACGTGAATTCCATCAGGCTGTGAGCGAGGTTGTTGAATCGATCAAGCCTGTTCTTGACCGCAATCCCGAATACCGCAGTGCCGGGATTATGGAAAGAATTGTTGAACCGGAACGGGTAATCATGTTCCGTGTGCCATGGGCTGACGATGAAGGCGACGTACACGTTAACCGTGGATTTCGCGTGGAGATGAACAGTGCAATCGGTCCGTATAAGGGCGGCTTGCGTTTTCACCCTTCGGTAAACCTCGGTATTCTCAAATTTCTGGCCTTTGAACAGGTCTTCAAGAATGCCCTGACTTCTTTGCCCATGGGGGGCGGTAAGGGCGGTTCCGACTTCGATCCCAAGGGCAAGTCGGATATGGAAGTGATGCGTTTCTGCCAGAGCTTCATGCTTGAACTTTCTCGCCACATCGGCCCCAATACTGACATCCCGGCAGGTGATATCGGTGTGGGTGCGCGTGAGATTGGCTATATGTTCGGTATGTACAAGAAGATTCGCAATGAATTTACCGGCGTACTTACCGGGAAGGGCCTTAACTGGGGCGGCAGTCTGGTCAGGCCTGAAGCCACCGGTTACGGATCGGTCTATTTTGCTGCTGAAATGCTTAACGCTCAGGGGCAAACCCTTGAAGGCAAGACCGCACTAGTTTCCGGTTCCGGTAACGTGGCCCAGTTCACCATGGAAAAGCTGCTTGAACTCGGCTGTACTCCGGTTACCTTTTCCGATTCATCGGGCTATGTGTATGATGAAAAGGGTGTTGACCGTGAAAAGCTTGAGTACATCATGCAGCTCAAGAATGTGCGCCGCGGCAGAGTTAAGGAATACGTGGAGAAGTACCCTGAAGCTGTATATTTCCCGGTCGATCCTGATCAGGAATTTAATCCGCTCTGGAATCACAAGGCTGATTGCGCATTTCCTTCCGCAACCCAGAATGAAATCAACGGCAAGGACGCATCCAATCTCGTTGCTAATGGTGTTCGCGTTGTTTCCGAGGGCGCAAATATGCCGACCATGCCTGATGGTGTAAATATTTTCCTTGATGCCGGACTGCTTTATGGACCGGGCAAGGCTGCCAACGCAGGTGGTGTTTCCGTTTCCGGCCTTGAAATGAGCCAGAACAGCATGCGCCTCAACTGGCCCCGTGAGGAAGTTGATAATCGCCTCAAGCACATCATGCACAATATTCACAAGTCCTGCATGGATACTGCCGAGAATTATGGCACCCCCTACAACTACGTGAACGGAGCCAACATCGCAGGTTTCGTAAAAGTAGCACAAGCCATGCTTGATCAGGGTGTTGTCTAA